The following are encoded together in the Bradyrhizobium algeriense genome:
- a CDS encoding AEC family transporter → MVDILNLALPYFGLIFIGFACGKTRGLPESGLAWMNFFLLYVSLPALLFRIMSETPFSELNNPPFLIATTIGTVSAFVLAMVTGRIIGDLSLRKATISGLAGAYGNIGYMGPGLALAVLGSKAAAPTALIFCCDSIFLFSIVPLLMALTDRKHPSFLHAIGVAVRQIVLNPLIMSAAAGALAAALQIQLPVAVDKTLLFLQNAAAPTALFVLGVTVALRPFDRVPWEVPGVIAIKLLVHPLIVFGLMLLFGPFAQPWAATAVLMAALPPALNVFVMARQNNTWIEPASVAVLIGTFASVVTLTGVMWFIQSGRLVFP, encoded by the coding sequence ATGGTCGATATCCTCAACCTCGCGCTTCCCTATTTTGGGTTGATTTTCATCGGCTTTGCCTGCGGCAAGACCAGAGGGCTGCCGGAATCGGGGCTCGCCTGGATGAACTTCTTCCTACTGTACGTTTCTCTGCCGGCGTTGCTGTTTCGCATCATGTCGGAGACACCGTTTTCCGAACTGAACAACCCGCCATTCCTGATCGCGACGACGATCGGCACGGTCAGCGCTTTCGTGCTGGCGATGGTGACAGGGCGGATCATCGGCGACCTCTCGCTGCGCAAGGCGACGATCTCGGGCCTTGCCGGCGCCTACGGAAATATCGGCTACATGGGACCGGGGCTGGCGCTGGCGGTGCTTGGCAGCAAGGCGGCGGCGCCGACGGCGCTGATCTTCTGCTGCGACAGCATTTTCCTGTTCTCGATCGTGCCGCTGTTGATGGCGCTGACCGATCGCAAGCATCCCTCCTTCCTGCACGCGATTGGCGTCGCCGTGCGGCAGATCGTGCTGAACCCGCTGATCATGTCGGCTGCCGCCGGAGCGCTCGCGGCGGCGCTACAAATTCAATTGCCCGTTGCGGTCGACAAAACCCTGCTGTTCCTGCAGAACGCGGCCGCCCCGACCGCACTGTTCGTGCTCGGCGTCACCGTGGCGTTGCGCCCGTTCGATCGCGTGCCCTGGGAAGTGCCCGGCGTGATCGCGATCAAGCTGCTGGTCCATCCGCTGATCGTGTTCGGCTTGATGCTGCTGTTCGGGCCGTTCGCGCAGCCCTGGGCGGCGACCGCGGTCCTGATGGCAGCGCTGCCGCCGGCGCTGAACGTGTTCGTGATGGCGCGGCAGAACAATACCTGGATCGAGCCGGCGTCGGTCGCCGTCCTGATCGGGACCTTCGCCTCCGTGGTCACGCTGACCGGCGTGATGTGGTTCATCCAGAGCGGCCGGCTGGTGTTTCCGTAA
- the hspQ gene encoding heat shock protein HspQ gives MIKARTAKFQIGQIVRHRVFSFRGVIFDIDPEFNNTEEWWLSIPEELRPHKDQPFYHLLAENSESEYVAYVSEQNLLPDDSGEPIRHSQVAEIFVKDKSGGYRPRNPSLN, from the coding sequence ATGATCAAAGCGCGCACCGCCAAATTTCAGATCGGGCAGATCGTCCGCCACCGGGTGTTTTCATTCCGGGGCGTGATTTTCGACATCGATCCGGAATTCAACAATACCGAGGAATGGTGGTTGTCGATTCCCGAGGAGCTTCGGCCTCACAAGGATCAGCCGTTCTATCACCTGCTCGCGGAAAATTCGGAGTCCGAATACGTCGCCTATGTCTCCGAACAAAACCTGCTGCCGGACGATTCCGGCGAGCCGATCCGCCATTCGCAGGTCGCCGAGATCTTCGTGAAGGACAAGTCGGGCGGCTATCGCCCGCGCAATCCGTCGCTGAACTAG
- a CDS encoding invasion associated locus B family protein: protein MNFRILAGSIRPRGQIIALLAASALSATLIVSGAQAQQPAPGAPKAPPKAAPKAPAAQAPPAGAPPAGAAPQPQEQQVQLIYAPWTKFCLKGQEAGAKQVCFTGKDGRIESGQPVIAAVIIEPEGEPKKLLRVTLPLGMQLVHGTRIIVDSNAPLQGPYVICFQNGCMSDYEATPELIASLKKGQNLVVQAINSNGAPLTLPLPLAGEFAKAYDGPPTDPKVFEENQKKLQEELQKRAEEQRKKLEGGGAANPAAK, encoded by the coding sequence ATGAATTTCCGTATCTTGGCCGGGTCGATCCGGCCGCGTGGGCAGATCATCGCCCTGTTGGCGGCCTCGGCATTGTCGGCAACGTTGATCGTTTCGGGCGCTCAGGCCCAGCAGCCGGCGCCCGGCGCGCCGAAGGCGCCTCCGAAGGCTGCTCCCAAGGCTCCGGCCGCGCAAGCCCCTCCGGCTGGTGCTCCTCCCGCCGGCGCTGCCCCCCAGCCGCAGGAACAGCAAGTCCAGCTGATCTACGCGCCCTGGACCAAGTTCTGCCTCAAGGGTCAGGAAGCCGGCGCCAAGCAGGTTTGCTTCACCGGCAAGGACGGCCGCATCGAGTCCGGCCAGCCCGTCATCGCCGCCGTCATTATCGAGCCGGAGGGCGAGCCGAAGAAGCTCTTGCGCGTGACACTGCCGCTCGGCATGCAGCTCGTGCACGGAACCCGGATCATCGTCGACAGCAATGCGCCGCTGCAGGGGCCCTACGTCATCTGCTTCCAGAACGGTTGCATGTCCGACTACGAAGCAACGCCCGAGCTGATCGCCAGCTTGAAGAAGGGCCAGAATCTCGTTGTTCAGGCGATCAATTCCAACGGCGCGCCGCTGACGCTGCCGCTGCCGCTCGCGGGTGAATTCGCCAAGGCCTATGACGGTCCGCCGACCGATCCGAAGGTGTTCGAGGAAAACCAGAAGAAGCTGCAGGAAGAGCTGCAGAAGCGTGCTGAAGAGCAGCGCAAGAAGCTCGAGGGTGGCGGCGCCGCCAATCCGGCGGCGAAGTAA
- a CDS encoding extracellular solute-binding protein, whose amino-acid sequence MTVCGRIRLRVLACVALALGVTPFAPFCAAKAAESHALAMHGAPALPPNFTHMPYANPDAPKGGRLVEGILGTFDSLNPLIVRGVAVQQVRGLPFERGLVLESLLVRNNDEPFTLYGLLAKSVETDDDRSYVTFHLDPKARFSDGQPVLADDVLFTWALLRDKGRPNHRQYYSKVAKAEAPDPLTVRFDFGGVPDRELPLILGLMPILPRHAVDVATFEETSMTAPTGSGPYRVTAVRPGASVTFMRNPDYWGRDLPVNRGLWNFDEVRLDYYRDANGEFEAFKRSLYDFRVETEPLRWHDGYDFAAARNGEVIRETARISMPQPSQFLVFNTRRPIFSDIRVRQALTLLFDFEWINRNYFFGLYARSAGFFAGSELSAYGRPADERERELLKPFTERIRPDILDGSYRLPVTDGSGRDRTTLRSALKLLSEAGYELDGTVLRQRATKIPFTFEILVTTRDQERIALAYQRDLKRAGIEASVRAVDPVQFDQRRLGYEFDMLQNRWDQSLSPGNEQSFYFGSQAADIPGTRNYMGAKEPAIDALIAALLEARERPAFVSAVRALDRVLMSGFYAIPVINVQEQWIARWNRVERPVATALTGYLPETWWQKPGTK is encoded by the coding sequence ATGACCGTCTGCGGGCGTATCCGCCTGCGTGTGTTGGCGTGTGTTGCCCTCGCGCTGGGTGTAACGCCGTTCGCGCCGTTCTGCGCAGCAAAGGCGGCCGAAAGCCACGCGCTGGCGATGCATGGCGCACCGGCCCTTCCGCCCAACTTCACGCATATGCCCTACGCCAACCCCGATGCGCCGAAGGGCGGGCGGCTGGTGGAGGGCATACTCGGCACGTTTGACAGCCTCAACCCCCTGATCGTCCGGGGTGTCGCCGTGCAACAGGTCCGGGGTCTTCCGTTCGAACGCGGCCTCGTGCTCGAGAGCCTGCTGGTGCGCAACAATGACGAGCCGTTCACGCTTTACGGGCTGCTGGCGAAAAGCGTGGAAACCGACGACGACAGGAGTTACGTCACCTTTCATCTCGATCCCAAGGCCCGCTTCTCCGACGGACAGCCCGTGCTCGCCGATGATGTGCTGTTCACATGGGCCTTGCTGCGCGACAAGGGACGGCCAAATCACCGCCAGTATTATTCCAAGGTCGCGAAGGCCGAGGCGCCCGACCCGCTCACGGTGCGGTTCGACTTCGGCGGCGTCCCCGATCGCGAATTGCCGTTGATCCTCGGCCTGATGCCGATTCTGCCGCGGCATGCCGTGGACGTTGCGACGTTCGAAGAAACCTCGATGACGGCGCCAACCGGCTCCGGCCCCTATCGGGTCACGGCCGTCAGGCCCGGCGCCAGTGTCACGTTCATGCGTAACCCCGATTACTGGGGACGCGACCTGCCCGTTAACCGGGGTCTTTGGAATTTCGACGAAGTCAGGCTCGACTATTATCGCGATGCCAATGGCGAGTTCGAGGCTTTCAAGCGCAGCCTTTACGATTTTCGGGTCGAGACCGAACCGCTGCGCTGGCACGACGGTTACGATTTTGCCGCCGCCCGCAACGGCGAGGTGATCCGCGAGACGGCCCGGATCTCGATGCCGCAGCCCTCGCAATTTCTGGTGTTCAATACCAGGCGTCCGATCTTTTCCGATATCCGCGTACGTCAGGCGCTGACGCTGTTGTTCGATTTCGAGTGGATCAACCGGAATTACTTTTTCGGGCTCTATGCGCGCTCAGCGGGCTTCTTCGCAGGCTCCGAACTGTCCGCCTATGGCCGTCCCGCGGACGAACGCGAGCGCGAGCTTTTGAAGCCGTTCACCGAGCGCATCCGGCCGGATATTCTCGATGGCAGCTACCGCCTGCCCGTCACCGACGGATCGGGACGCGATCGCACGACCTTGCGCAGCGCGCTCAAATTGCTGTCGGAAGCCGGTTACGAACTCGATGGAACCGTGCTGCGGCAGCGTGCGACCAAAATCCCCTTCACCTTCGAAATCCTGGTAACGACGCGCGATCAGGAGCGGATCGCACTGGCCTATCAGCGCGACCTCAAGCGCGCCGGCATCGAGGCCAGCGTTCGCGCGGTCGATCCCGTGCAGTTCGACCAGCGCCGGCTCGGCTACGAGTTCGACATGCTGCAGAACCGCTGGGATCAATCGCTGTCCCCCGGCAACGAGCAGTCCTTCTACTTTGGTAGCCAGGCCGCCGACATTCCCGGCACGCGGAATTACATGGGGGCGAAGGAGCCCGCCATCGACGCCCTGATCGCGGCACTGCTCGAGGCGCGCGAGCGCCCGGCTTTCGTCTCCGCGGTACGGGCGCTCGACCGCGTCCTGATGTCGGGCTTCTACGCTATCCCCGTTATTAACGTGCAGGAGCAATGGATCGCGCGCTGGAATCGGGTAGAACGACCTGTAGCGACCGCGTTGACGGGCTATCTGCCGGAAACTTGGTGGCAGAAGCCGGGAACGAAGTGA
- a CDS encoding AMP-binding protein — MTQPTASPTLDTLFKRNLARQPDALALVDPLNKQRITGQPPKRLTFAQADRMISSLSAHFIESGLPSNSVIAVQLPNTIEFALTVLAAFRAGLVVAVLPLLWRQSELTMALNRTAARGIVTSGKIDGVVYSDIAMNAAAEAFSIRHVCGFGSDLPEGMASLDNAIFRESLTSRAVIQDGRKAALISFDVTSDGFRPVPRAHLGLIAGGLSMSLESDVPQGATVLSAFSPMSFAGLASSLAVWLLSGGTLVLHHPFDEEALEQQIIEQACDTLIAPAQLALRLDEMDLAARMPSLRNVVGLWRTPEQVGSSACWTAQQATLTDVYLFGEAGLFGARRIAEDGSPALIKPGPHGAPRELPGSSIAGEILLTPRGTLGLRGPMVPVAAYAPPPPPSDSLIASPPRDYVDTDYAARLDRVTGAINITAPPSGVMAVGGYRFLAQDLQEWARRLGQGALLTALPDRLSGHRLAGRALDNARARDALTELGLNPLMVEAFRDRSSAA, encoded by the coding sequence GTGACCCAGCCCACCGCTTCGCCAACGCTCGATACATTGTTCAAACGGAACCTGGCGCGACAGCCAGATGCGCTGGCGCTGGTCGACCCCCTCAACAAGCAGCGCATCACCGGCCAGCCGCCGAAGCGGCTTACCTTCGCGCAGGCCGACCGCATGATCTCGTCGCTATCAGCGCATTTCATCGAATCCGGCTTGCCGTCGAATTCCGTGATCGCGGTTCAACTGCCCAACACCATCGAATTCGCGCTCACTGTGCTCGCCGCCTTCCGCGCCGGCCTCGTCGTCGCGGTGCTGCCGCTGCTCTGGCGGCAGTCGGAATTGACCATGGCGCTCAACCGCACCGCCGCGCGGGGGATCGTAACCTCGGGCAAGATCGACGGCGTGGTCTATTCGGACATCGCCATGAACGCCGCCGCCGAAGCGTTCTCGATCCGCCATGTCTGCGGCTTCGGCAGCGACCTGCCCGAAGGCATGGCCTCGCTCGACAACGCGATTTTCCGGGAATCCCTGACCTCGCGCGCCGTGATCCAGGACGGCCGCAAGGCGGCGCTGATTTCGTTCGACGTCACCTCGGACGGTTTCCGGCCGGTTCCGCGCGCCCATCTCGGCCTGATTGCCGGCGGCCTTTCCATGTCGCTCGAAAGCGACGTGCCGCAGGGCGCAACGGTGCTGTCGGCCTTCTCGCCGATGTCGTTTGCCGGCCTTGCCTCGTCGCTGGCGGTCTGGCTCTTGTCGGGCGGAACGCTGGTGCTGCACCATCCGTTCGACGAGGAGGCGCTGGAACAACAGATCATCGAGCAGGCCTGCGATACACTGATTGCACCGGCCCAACTGGCGCTGCGGCTGGACGAGATGGACCTCGCTGCGCGGATGCCGAGCCTGCGCAATGTCGTCGGCCTGTGGCGCACGCCGGAACAGGTCGGCTCCAGCGCGTGCTGGACCGCGCAGCAGGCGACGCTGACGGATGTCTATCTGTTCGGCGAGGCCGGATTGTTCGGTGCGCGCCGGATCGCGGAGGACGGCTCGCCGGCCCTGATCAAGCCCGGTCCCCACGGCGCGCCCCGCGAGTTGCCGGGATCGTCGATCGCGGGTGAGATCCTGCTGACGCCACGCGGCACGTTGGGATTGCGCGGGCCGATGGTGCCGGTCGCAGCCTATGCACCGCCTCCGCCGCCGAGCGACTCCCTGATCGCCTCGCCGCCGCGCGACTACGTCGATACGGATTACGCGGCGCGGCTCGACCGCGTGACCGGCGCGATCAACATCACGGCGCCTCCGTCCGGCGTCATGGCCGTCGGCGGCTACCGCTTCCTGGCGCAGGACCTGCAGGAGTGGGCGCGGCGGCTCGGCCAAGGCGCGCTCTTGACTGCATTGCCCGACCGCCTCAGCGGCCACCGGCTCGCCGGCCGCGCGCTCGACAACGCGCGCGCCCGCGACGCGCTGACAGAACTCGGTCTTAACCCATTGATGGTGGAAGCATTTCGCGATCGGAGCAGCGCGGCCTGA
- a CDS encoding GGDEF domain-containing protein, whose protein sequence is MSQQGPILVVSTARRPSFAATLDLAKLFPVVETEWADAVRAVEQVQPAAVLADTSDADAAGLAELAARAAARQPYLPLIAVDPRLPHPDDVISFFQTQTSQPQGGSDRLAARLRAALRVRSLHATVMRRLVPATSMALSHIDPARDATVLLIGRGGAYPTLSVALGERTGVVGALSIEAAAKHLNVRDIDGIVLGEGFSPRVVDAFLTVLTEDARFRNLPVVVTANDLAPAYDLPNLEIVSDDATLVVAAALPLIRQHAFEAHLSRTLKAIDADGLIDARTGLLTRDAFERDFASAIYQTQQRGGGLSVARFAFDPEHPRAQFDGARIISRLMRQMDFGAAQQDGSVVVVFAETDLKTAHTIARRLSSVMRHTSHGTRDARSEPAVTVATLLPNDSVKSLRSRLQQEAHRAAS, encoded by the coding sequence ATGTCCCAGCAAGGTCCGATCCTCGTCGTGTCGACCGCGAGACGGCCGTCCTTTGCCGCCACGCTCGACCTCGCGAAGCTGTTTCCGGTGGTCGAGACCGAGTGGGCGGACGCGGTGCGCGCCGTCGAACAGGTGCAACCGGCCGCCGTGCTGGCTGATACCTCCGACGCCGATGCAGCTGGCCTCGCGGAGCTGGCAGCGCGGGCTGCAGCACGCCAGCCATATCTGCCGCTGATCGCGGTCGACCCGCGGCTCCCGCATCCGGACGACGTCATTTCTTTCTTTCAGACCCAAACCTCGCAACCTCAAGGCGGCTCCGACCGTCTGGCGGCACGACTGCGTGCCGCGCTGCGCGTGCGCTCGCTGCATGCGACCGTGATGCGCCGGCTGGTGCCGGCAACATCGATGGCGCTGTCGCATATCGATCCGGCGCGCGACGCTACCGTGCTGCTGATCGGCCGCGGCGGCGCCTATCCGACGCTGTCGGTCGCGCTTGGCGAGCGCACCGGCGTGGTCGGCGCACTCTCGATCGAGGCGGCTGCGAAGCATCTCAACGTCAGAGACATCGACGGCATCGTGCTCGGCGAAGGTTTCAGCCCGCGCGTGGTCGACGCCTTCCTCACCGTGCTGACGGAGGATGCCCGTTTCCGCAACCTTCCCGTCGTCGTGACGGCAAACGATCTGGCGCCGGCCTACGATCTGCCGAACCTCGAAATCGTCTCCGACGACGCCACCCTGGTGGTCGCGGCGGCGCTGCCGCTGATCCGCCAGCATGCCTTCGAAGCGCATCTGAGCCGCACGCTGAAGGCCATCGACGCCGACGGCCTGATCGACGCGCGGACCGGCCTGCTCACCCGGGACGCCTTCGAGCGCGACTTCGCCAGCGCCATCTACCAGACGCAGCAACGTGGCGGCGGATTGTCGGTCGCACGCTTTGCGTTCGATCCCGAGCATCCCCGCGCGCAATTCGACGGCGCGCGGATCATCAGCCGCCTGATGCGGCAAATGGATTTCGGCGCCGCCCAGCAAGACGGCTCGGTTGTCGTGGTCTTTGCCGAGACCGACCTGAAGACGGCGCACACCATCGCGCGGCGGCTGTCGAGCGTCATGCGCCATACCAGCCACGGCACGCGCGACGCACGATCGGAGCCGGCGGTCACCGTGGCAACGCTGCTGCCGAACGATTCCGTGAAGTCGCTGCGGTCACGACTGCAGCAAGAGGCGCATCGCGCGGCGTCGTGA
- the mfd gene encoding transcription-repair coupling factor, with translation MKSPVKSPAALLAPGRALTFANVAEGAEGLVVSDLARAVAARPKPPAVSLAVVCRDGPRMQQLARALEFFAPDLPVMQFPAWDCQPYDRVSPHGSILAQRLTTLARLSRLQGSDKPLIVLTTVNAIVQRVPAREVVAAQALSVAPGHVVPMDSIVAWLEHNGYNRSSTVREPGEYAVRGGILDLFPAGLDQPVRFDFFGDSLESIRTFDAETQRTLLDMRALDLVPVSEFQLVTETIRRFRMGYVATFGAPQRDDLLYEAVSEGRRHPGMEHWLPLFQERMDTLFDYLDGAPVAIEPQSEDAARERFKQIQDYYEARREALEHPGSGAIYKPLPPDRLYLTEAEWTERLGEAAVARLTPFAVPEGSADVFDAGARQGRNFTPERADGSVNVFEAVVAHVLALQAQRKKVVITLWSEGSRDRMGSMLRDHKLANLTSVNAWRTVQATPRNEAMLAVVGMESGFETDEFAVISEQDILGDRLVRPRKSSRKLDNFISEVTSLSTGDLVVHVEHGIGRFVGLQTIEVGGAPHDCLELHYAAETKLFLPVENIELLSRYGSDHANVELDRLGGGGWQARKAKLKNRIREIAGELIKIAAERHLHEAPKMPVQPHVYDEFCARFPYEETEDQLGAITSTLKDLESGRSMDRLICGDVGFGKTEVALRAAFAVALDGKQVAVVVPTTLLARQHSKNFAERFRGFPVNVAQASRLIPAKELTQVKKGLTDGNVDIVVGTHALLGKAIKFRDLGLLIVDEEQHFGVSHKERLKQLRAQVHVLTLSATPIPRTLQLALTGVRDLSIIASPPVDRLAVRTFVAPHDPLMIREALLRERYRGGQAFYVVPRIEDLAGVKDFLDKNVPEMKVAVAHGQMAPTVMEDIMSAFYDGKYDILLSTTIIESGLDIPTANTLIVHRADMFGLAQLYQLRGRVGRSKLRAYALFTLPAQQKITAQAERRLKVLQSLETLGAGFQLASHDLDIRGAGNLLGEEQSGHIKEVGFELYQSMLEEAILNLKAGVAEPAADRWSPQITIGMPVLIPEDYVNDLAVRLSLYRRLADLETDEEIDNFAAEMRDRFGVLPDEVRYLFKVAAIKAYCRRANVEKVDAGPKGAVISFRDNKFAQPDRLVFFIRQHGQAAKVRPDMKVVFLQTWKTPEERLMGTTEILRQLANLAESKKAA, from the coding sequence ATGAAGTCGCCTGTCAAATCGCCTGCCGCGTTGCTGGCTCCCGGCCGCGCGCTGACCTTTGCCAACGTCGCCGAAGGCGCCGAGGGGCTGGTCGTATCCGATCTGGCGCGCGCGGTGGCGGCACGACCAAAACCGCCGGCAGTCAGCCTTGCCGTCGTCTGCCGCGACGGCCCGCGCATGCAGCAGCTCGCGCGGGCGCTGGAATTCTTCGCCCCCGATTTGCCGGTGATGCAGTTTCCGGCCTGGGACTGCCAGCCCTATGACCGGGTGTCGCCGCATGGCAGCATCCTGGCGCAGCGCCTGACCACGCTGGCGCGGTTGTCGCGCCTGCAGGGCAGCGACAAGCCGCTGATCGTGCTGACGACGGTCAACGCCATCGTGCAGCGCGTGCCGGCGCGCGAGGTGGTGGCGGCACAGGCGCTGTCGGTTGCGCCCGGCCACGTCGTGCCGATGGACTCGATCGTGGCCTGGCTGGAGCACAATGGCTACAACCGCTCGTCGACCGTGCGCGAGCCCGGCGAATACGCCGTGCGCGGCGGTATCCTCGATCTGTTTCCGGCCGGTCTCGACCAGCCCGTGCGGTTCGACTTCTTCGGCGACAGCCTTGAATCGATCCGTACGTTCGATGCGGAAACCCAGCGCACGCTGCTCGACATGCGCGCGCTCGATCTGGTTCCGGTCTCGGAATTCCAGCTCGTCACCGAAACCATCCGCCGCTTTCGCATGGGCTATGTCGCGACCTTCGGCGCGCCGCAGCGCGACGATCTGCTCTATGAGGCCGTCAGCGAGGGCCGCCGGCATCCCGGCATGGAGCATTGGCTGCCGCTGTTCCAGGAGCGGATGGATACGCTGTTCGACTATCTCGACGGCGCGCCGGTTGCGATCGAGCCGCAGAGCGAGGACGCCGCGCGCGAACGCTTCAAGCAGATCCAGGATTATTATGAGGCCAGGCGCGAGGCGCTGGAACACCCGGGCTCCGGTGCGATCTACAAGCCATTGCCGCCGGACCGGCTCTATCTGACGGAGGCCGAGTGGACCGAGCGCCTCGGTGAGGCGGCGGTGGCGCGGCTGACGCCATTTGCGGTGCCTGAGGGTAGTGCCGATGTGTTCGACGCCGGCGCGCGGCAGGGCCGCAATTTCACGCCCGAGCGCGCCGATGGTTCGGTCAACGTGTTCGAAGCCGTGGTGGCGCACGTGCTGGCGTTGCAGGCGCAACGCAAGAAGGTGGTGATCACGCTGTGGAGCGAAGGCTCCCGCGACCGCATGGGTAGCATGCTGCGGGATCACAAGCTCGCCAATCTCACCAGCGTCAACGCCTGGCGCACGGTGCAGGCGACGCCGCGCAACGAGGCCATGCTGGCGGTTGTCGGCATGGAGAGCGGTTTTGAGACCGACGAATTCGCTGTCATCAGCGAACAGGACATCCTCGGCGACCGTCTGGTGCGGCCGCGCAAATCGAGCCGCAAACTCGACAACTTCATCTCGGAGGTCACGAGCCTTTCGACCGGCGATCTCGTGGTCCATGTCGAGCACGGCATCGGACGCTTCGTCGGATTGCAGACCATCGAGGTCGGCGGCGCGCCGCATGACTGCCTCGAACTGCATTATGCCGCCGAAACAAAACTGTTCCTGCCGGTCGAAAACATCGAACTGCTGTCACGCTACGGCTCCGACCACGCCAATGTCGAACTGGACAGGCTGGGCGGCGGCGGCTGGCAGGCGCGCAAGGCCAAACTCAAGAACCGCATCCGCGAGATCGCCGGCGAACTGATCAAGATCGCGGCCGAGCGGCATCTGCACGAAGCGCCGAAAATGCCGGTGCAGCCGCATGTCTATGACGAGTTCTGCGCGCGCTTCCCATACGAGGAAACCGAGGACCAGTTAGGGGCGATCACGTCCACGCTGAAGGATCTCGAAAGCGGCAGGTCGATGGACCGGCTGATCTGCGGCGACGTCGGCTTCGGCAAGACCGAGGTGGCGCTGCGGGCGGCGTTTGCCGTCGCGCTCGATGGCAAGCAGGTCGCCGTCGTGGTGCCGACCACGCTGCTCGCGCGGCAGCACAGCAAGAATTTTGCCGAACGTTTTCGCGGTTTCCCGGTCAATGTCGCGCAGGCCTCCCGTCTGATCCCGGCCAAGGAGCTGACGCAGGTCAAGAAGGGGTTGACCGATGGTAATGTCGACATCGTGGTCGGCACCCATGCGCTGCTCGGCAAGGCGATCAAGTTCAGAGATTTAGGGCTTCTGATCGTCGACGAGGAGCAGCATTTTGGCGTCAGCCACAAGGAGCGGCTGAAGCAATTGCGCGCGCAAGTACACGTGCTGACGCTGAGCGCCACGCCGATCCCGCGTACGCTGCAGCTCGCGCTCACCGGCGTTCGCGATCTCTCGATCATCGCCTCGCCCCCGGTCGATCGCCTCGCGGTGCGCACCTTCGTGGCGCCGCACGATCCGCTAATGATCCGCGAGGCGCTGCTGCGCGAACGCTACCGCGGCGGGCAGGCGTTCTACGTGGTGCCGCGGATCGAGGATCTCGCCGGCGTCAAGGACTTCCTCGACAAGAACGTGCCGGAGATGAAGGTTGCGGTCGCGCACGGCCAGATGGCGCCGACCGTGATGGAAGACATCATGTCGGCGTTCTACGACGGCAAATACGACATCCTGCTCTCGACCACCATCATCGAGTCCGGCCTCGATATTCCCACCGCCAATACGCTGATCGTGCACCGCGCCGACATGTTCGGGCTGGCGCAGCTCTATCAGCTGCGCGGCCGGGTGGGGCGTTCGAAGCTGCGGGCCTATGCGCTGTTCACATTGCCGGCGCAGCAGAAGATCACAGCCCAGGCCGAGCGGCGGCTGAAGGTGCTGCAGTCGCTGGAAACGCTCGGCGCGGGCTTCCAGCTGGCCTCGCACGACCTCGACATCCGCGGCGCCGGCAATCTGCTCGGCGAGGAGCAATCCGGCCACATCAAGGAAGTCGGCTTCGAGCTCTATCAATCGATGCTGGAGGAGGCGATCCTCAACCTCAAGGCCGGCGTGGCGGAGCCTGCCGCCGACCGCTGGTCGCCGCAGATCACCATCGGCATGCCGGTGCTGATCCCCGAGGATTACGTCAACGACCTCGCGGTGCGGCTGTCGCTGTACCGGCGGCTCGCCGATCTCGAGACCGACGAGGAGATCGACAATTTCGCCGCCGAAATGCGCGACCGCTTTGGCGTGCTGCCGGACGAAGTGCGCTATCTCTTCAAAGTCGCGGCCATCAAGGCCTATTGCCGGCGTGCCAATGTCGAGAAGGTCGACGCCGGACCGAAGGGCGCGGTGATCTCGTTCCGCGACAACAAATTCGCGCAGCCGGACCGGCTGGTGTTCTTCATCCGCCAGCACGGCCAGGCCGCCAAGGTGCGACCCGACATGAAGGTGGTGTTCCTGCAGACATGGAAGACGCCGGAAGAGCGGTTGATGGGCACGACCGAAATCCTGCGGCAACTCGCCAATCTCGCCGAGAGCAAGAAGGCGGCTTAG
- a CDS encoding succinate dehydrogenase assembly factor 2, producing MTGTTRSSGGLDDRRKRLLFRCWHRGTREMDLILGRFADAEISAMRDEDLAELERLIEVPDPDLYAAVIGDTPLDPEYATALFDRIKAFRAVDHDA from the coding sequence ATGACGGGTACGACACGATCAAGCGGTGGCCTCGACGACCGCCGCAAGCGGCTTTTATTCCGCTGCTGGCATCGCGGTACCCGCGAGATGGATCTCATCCTCGGCCGCTTTGCAGATGCCGAGATATCCGCCATGCGCGATGAAGATCTGGCCGAACTCGAACGCCTGATCGAGGTGCCCGATCCCGATCTCTATGCCGCGGTGATCGGCGACACGCCGCTCGATCCGGAATATGCGACCGCGCTGTTCGACCGCATCAAGGCGTTTCGCGCCGTGGATCACGACGCATGA